From a single Zygotorulaspora mrakii chromosome 2, complete sequence genomic region:
- the ECM5 gene encoding Ecm5p (similar to Saccharomyces cerevisiae ECM5 (YMR176W); ancestral locus Anc_6.247), which translates to MHQSRPITKIVHLLNEQDDSDLSIQCQVPLSGSTLDMGNDKRSHALAANAAPRVSKKPPTSKGNNGQKVRTLGSELVSSKSESTTPFAKKSQASKSKSSGQFDIERLRRTKITPGRNSSTLKVYHENSGLFYEISTNSVPVFKVLKSQVPDPIVFYESVKDLGSQHGCVKLVFCDSNGAFQYEEKESCDKFGGNPDQFWFRAVTQFTGSLGANKQHMYEFYRDLLNYHEMTKDEGQNFSRVPSINKRVLDLYRLFNCVRLRGGYEAVCQEKLWAQIGRELGYSGRIMSSLSTSLRLAYVKVLLGYEQYLKNKNEKGPHEVAIPMIEQKQDDGFLNQGADNEYIFEVAHSAAEYKVLRELSEVKGCTKHYSVESHGVCTDKHNHSLPRCESNAWQVGLETYESNVFNSHCSPIYDLRQYYEKSERHIESLRTKYANSSSEFTSNFQEFEQPNFERLFFEFLSSGKEPHFVDTGLGLEAAAHNFGSSFIPNNKDKYNAFKDQWNLENFPLQENSLLRHLDLDFRNYTHTTVNVGMLFSVEGWHTNGNFLPSINYNHLGAAKLWYVVPSTDMEKFELLVETINNKLHFENSQVSPPCIYDEKLKNSEFYKCYSESALLLHDEWVGPEKSSRAAGKTTSQKSLPGDLLLHPKLLERHGIKWLTVTQESGTYIFTFPKAYTSNIASGFCASENAFFAPHSWLCNNILEGSEWFYKNNMLPGILPFQFLLNITSYKDNTSFSRTAKHILKQLAQEEIHYRSKVRKALNEKGCIKNKFDYISDISFKPAGGSKVVITDSLDTKTLTCEEFLKMITESELEKLSACERKVLLQNSQLHIYCSDERIMSILSESDDLCNSNKYEGEDSNDVLFKNLKALQKEGTVPLAILEGLSRKINPEIPWFAEFEELLFKVRALQQDCERILSSFTSSCQVDAFENLGNGLNLDEPQVGNGDLDLAFFHSIVHKIEESCVTFPSMFEVLRRRGDVNAFEVKLKESLQSKTLVDLKYAYSLGRWLNVASKYLEPVVYWMCRNKWLESYQTLLTSNSKHISVAYTIHDLHSFLKYGIKYCGAEQSEKLQKVKQIIVKSQNVINLINGILNHKHTGEFKLDDLKNVVQMAFEECLPVNQELTTTLVSILNAVNGAKDKLSPLLQMIDVNRPFQFQLIEGIKKNSKDSLQLLTKFDGSTNDKRIAMSDVLSQKFFSDNIKACKNWINKVNKIFTKSKREKLRNRLLSALDVKFDKYHKKDDSEPTENQEIYCFCRRGDIGGTMIECEVCKEWYHTGCIAPHTWKLPQDSNSVFVCSVCSPRVCVSSASIDYSIIQNLFLESVKLKLAPDRQMLSDVSSIFESLFLFKIDMMERLSISEGQLAPDVTLNQAKHYLRKLIKSNCRFASWDGVLEAFCQVKNVELNEDLKSRRLVILTGPESIMHANETSVASSTTSDVPNTPEKAEDAERKIKIEKD; encoded by the coding sequence ATGCATCAAAGTAGGCCTATAACAAAGATTGTGCATTTGCTAAATGAACAGGATGACTCGGATTTGTCTATCCAATGTCAGGTGCCGTTGTCGGGCTCTACACTAGACATGGGCAATGATAAGAGATCCCACGCATTGGCAGCCAACGCAGCCCCAAGAGTGAGTAAAAAGCCACCCACAAGTAAAGGCAACAATGGGCAAAAAGTACGAACTCTGGGCTCGGAACTGGTTTCTTCCAAGAGTGAGTCCACCACACCTTTCGCCAAAAAGAGCCAGGCGAGCAAATCAAAATCCTCGGGGCAGTTTGACATTGAACGCCTTAGAAGGACTAAAATTACGCCAGGTCGTAACTCCAGCACGCTCAAGGTGTACCATGAAAATTCGGGCTTATTTTACGAGATTTCGACCAATTCAGTACCGGTCTTCAAAGTCCTCAAATCACAAGTGCCGGATCCCATCGTCTTCTATGAGTCAGTCAAAGATTTAGGTTCGCAACACGGTTGTGTGAAATTAGTTTTCTGTGATTCTAACGGTGCGTTTCAGTACGAAGAGAAAGAATCCTGCGATAAATTTGGTGGCAATCCTGACCAGTTTTGGTTCAGGGCGGTAACCCAGTTTACAGGCTCTTTGGGGGCGAATAAGCAACACATGTACGAGTTTTACAGAGACCTTCTGAATTACCATGAGATGACGAAAGACGAGGGGCAGAACTTCAGCAGAGTTCCGAGCATAAATAAAAGAGTTTTAGATCTTTATCGCTTATTCAATTGTGTGCGACTCAGAGGTGGTTATGAAGCTGTCTGTCAGGAGAAACTGTGGGCACAGATAGGTCGAGAGCTCGGTTACTCTGGGAGAATCATGAGCTCTCTATCTACTTCACTAAGGCTTGCGTACGTCAAAGTACTGTTGGGATATGAACAGTATCtgaagaataaaaatgagaaagGCCCCCATGAAGTAGCCATCCCAATGATTGAACAGAAACAAGATGATGGCTTTCTGAACCAAGGCGCAGATAATgagtatatttttgaagTCGCACATTCGGCTGCGGAGTATAAGGTTCTGAGGGAGCTCAGTGAGGTGAAAGGTTGCACAAAACATTATTCTGTTGAAAGTCATGGTGTTTGCACGGATAAGCATAACCATTCCTTGCCTCGTTGTGAATCTAACGCCTGGCAAGTTGGACTCGAAACATACGAGAGTAATGTATTCAACTCACATTGTTCACCGATATATGATCTGAGACAGTATTACGAAAAAAGTGAGAGACATATCGAAAGTTTACGAACTAAATATGCCAATAGTTCTTCTGAATTCacatcaaattttcaggAGTTTGAACaaccaaattttgaaaggcTTTTCTTCGAATTTCTGTCCTCTGGAAAGGAACCTCATTTTGTTGATACAGGACTCGGTCTAGAAGCAGCGGCTCACAATTTTGGTTCGTCTTTCATACCGAATAATAAGGATAAATATAACGCGTTTAAAGACCAATGGAATTTGGAGAACTTCCCTCTCCAAGAAAATTCCCTACTCAGACATCTAGACCTTGACTTCCGTAATTACACGCATACAACCGTCAACGTTGGTATGCTTTTCTCAGTGGAAGGTTGGCATACTAATGGAAACTTTCTTCCAAGTATTAACTACAATCATTTGGGTGCTGCCAAACTCTGGTATGTCGTTCCTTCTACTGACATGGAGAAATTCGAACTGTTGGTCGAAACCATAAACAATAAATTGCACTTTGAGAATAGCCAAGTAAGCCCCCCCTGTATTTATGATGAAAAGCTTAAAAATTCCGAATTCTACAAATGCTATTCGGAGTCAGCTCTTCTATTGCATGATGAATGGGTTGGTCCCGAGAAGTCCTCTCGAGCTGCTGGTAAAACAACCTCTCAAAAAAGTCTTCCAGGAGACCTCCTACTACATCCAAAGCTTTTGGAGAGACATGGAATCAAATGGCTCACTGTTACTCAGGAGAGTGGCACATATATTTTCACATTCCCAAAGGCATATACTTCGAATATTGCAAGTGGCTTCTGTGCGTCGGAGAATGCTTTTTTTGCACCGCATTCATGGTTATGTAACAACATATTGGAAGGATCAGAGTGGTTTTATAAGAACAATATGCTTCCGGGTATATTGCCCTTTCAGTTTCTGCTGAATATCACATCATATAAAGATAACACATCCTTCTCTAGGACGGCCAAACATATTCTAAAGCAGCTAGCACAAGAAGAAATCCACTACAGGTCCAAAGTACGAAAAGCCCTAAACGAGAAAGGTTGTATTAAAAACAAATTCGATTATATTTCTGATATATCCTTTAAACCCGCAGGAGGTAGCAAAGTTGTGATAACCGATTCTCTTGATACCAAAACTCTAACATGTGAAGAgttcttgaaaatgattACCGAAAGTGAACTCGAAAAATTATCAGCTTGCGAACGAAAAGTTTTATTGCAGAACTCGCAACTACACATATATTGCTCAGATGAGAGAATCATGTCTATCCTCTCAGAATCTGATGATTTATGCAATAGTAATAAATATGAAGGAGAAGATAGCAACGATgtattattcaaaaatttgaaagctttACAGAAGGAGGGAACAGTTCCATTAGCAATTTTGGAGGGACTCTCTCGTAAAATTAATCCTGAAATTCCATGGTTTGCcgaatttgaagaattgcttttcaaagtaaGGGCCCTTCAACAAGACTGTGAGCgtattttatcatcatttacATCTTCCTGTCAAGTTGATGCCTTCGAAAACCTTGGGAACGGCTTGAACCTTGACGAGCCACAAGTGGGAAACGGAGACTTGGATCTTGCTTTCTTCCATTCAATTGTTCATAAGATAGAAGAAAGCTGTGTTACGTTTCCCAGTATGTTTGAAGTACTCAGAAGGCGTGGAGATGTTAATGCATTCGAAGTGAAGTTGAAGGAGTCTCTACAGTCGAAGACGCTTGTGGACCTAAAGTACGCGTATTCGTTGGGTAGATGGTTAAACGTTGCAAGCAAATATTTGGAGCCAGTAGTCTATTGGATGTGTCGAAACAAGTGGCTAGAGAGTTATCAAACGCTTCTTACGAGTAACAGCAAGCACATCTCTGTAGCATACACGATTCATGATCTACATTCCTTTCTGAAATATGGCATTAAATATTGTGGAGCCGAGCAGAGTGAAAAACTTCAGAAAGTGAAACAAATAATAGTCAAATCTCAAAATGTCATAAACTTGATCAATGGTATATTGAACCACAAACATACAGGCGAATTCAAACTagatgatttgaagaatgtTGTTCAAATGgcatttgaagaatgtTTACCCGTGAATCAGGAACTTACCACCACGTTAGTATCGATTTTAAATGCTGTTAACGGTGCGAAGGATAAGCTCTCTCCTTTATTGCAAATGATAGACGTTAATCGACCTTTTCAGTTCCAGTTAATCGAAggaataaaaaaaaactcgAAGGACTCACTCCAACTTCTAACCAAGTTTGATGGTTCCACTAATGATAAGAGAATCGCTATGTCAGACGTTCTGagccaaaaatttttcagcgaTAATATAAAAGCATGTAAAAACTGGATTAATAAGGTCAACAAAATCTTTACCAAAAGTAAAAGGGAAAAGCTAAGAAACAGGTTATTAAGTGCTTTGGATGTCAAATTTGACAAATATcataaaaaagatgattcGGAACCTacagaaaatcaagagatATACTGCTTCTGTAGACGAGGTGATATTGGAGGAACAATGATTGAATGCGAAGTGTGCAAGGAGTGGTATCATACCGGATGTATTGCTCCTCATACTTGGAAATTACCGCAAGATTCCAATAGTGTTTTCGTCTGCTCAGTGTGTTCACCCAGAGTATGTGTTTCTTCCGCCAGTATCGATTATTCAATAATACAGAACTTATTCCTCGAATCGGTAAAACTGAAATTGGCACCAGACAGACAAATGCTCTCTGACGTATCCTCAATTTTCGAATCCCTCTTTCTGTTCAAGATTGACATGATGGAAAgactttcaatttctgaAGGTCAATTGGCACCTGATGTTACCTTGAATCAGGCAAAACACTATTTAAGAAAGCTGATTAAGTCGAACTGTCGTTTCGCTTCATGGGATGGTGTCCTGGAAGCGTTTTGTCAAGTAAAAAATGTCGAACTTAATGAAGACCTGAAATCTCGAAGACTTGTCATACTTACTGGGCCGGAAAGTATAATGCATGCCAATGAGACTTCCGTTGCATCCTCTACAACATCAGATGTACCGAATACTCCAGAAAAAGCAGAGGATGCTGAACGTAAGATCAAGATTGAGAAAGATTAA